In Macrobrachium rosenbergii isolate ZJJX-2024 chromosome 46, ASM4041242v1, whole genome shotgun sequence, the DNA window ATCTTATGAACAACAATTCAGTCAtgctatattcatattttaactatTGCAtcttataacacacacacacgtgcgcgcttatacatacgtacatacacactcacacataaaaatatataggcctatacatgtatgtatgtatatgtgtatgtgtgcgtgcgtgcctgGGCAATGCAATTTCGATATGTGCTTGATTGAATGATTGCATGGTCTTGATTGTCTGTTAGGTAAACTATACTTTCCCTCCAGTGACCAACAATCACTGCTTGCATCTCAGAATGAACGTTATTTCGATGTGGTCCAAACCCGCGTGACGTCAGATAAATCTCAGAATAAAACATCTTTGCAGTGATGTTCTCTGCCtacttttgttttcctctaaatCAAAAGTTTCTCTGTAACGCAAAGATAAATTGTGAATTATCTGCAGAATTGTGACCCAGTTGCATCGGTCTACAAAACTCTCCCACTTGAGGACGCGAGCGATCGTAACCACGGTTGAATCGTCCTTAACGAGAAAACGAGggcagaataaagataaaaaaaacaagtacttCTAGTGTGTTGTGTTGCTGTCGGGACACTTGATATCCGAACAGACAATGTAgacttgttcctcctcctcctccccacttgCTTCAGTTTAGTTGTTTGTGGGGCCAGACTCTTATTCTTCAGAGAGTTTCAGGGGCACTTAAAATCGCGAGCCGATTACGAATGCCGGTGAGGCTGGATTCTTCGCATTCTCTCGACTCGGGATAAGATGGTTAGTATTCGCGTAACAGCCATGTGTTGatttttccttctaaaataaggaaaaaaacatcGGGTGTCTGTCTGACAAGCTAGACAGGaaaggttataattttttttgtcggTTAACTTTGTTGCGTCCGAAGTGGACACCGCTGCTAGATTTGACTTATGGATGAGGACGACGTGAAATTTCCCTAAGTAGCTCTTTCGTCATTCAATCACGAAGGGGCTTTGCAAATTTTCTCAGTTAGAGATGAGTCATGTGGCACACTTTTTCAGAATGGACAGCATTCTAAAGACGGCGCCTTCTCGCTTAGGCCACACCCTTTCCATCTGAAGTGTGACAGCTAAAAGTACTTCAACGGGGAAGTACTCGCTAAATCGCctcataaattaatataaaacatatttaaattatttatttatatataattatctagaATTCAATCTTTCGATCAAAATCCATTTAATTGTAAGACCGAAAACGACCAGGAACCGAGATCCTCATTTGATTCCCGGTCgcggaaagaaagaagaagagagacgtTTCAGTTTGTCAACAAAACGGGGAGGGGCGTGCGTCATCAAGCCCCTTTCCCCCTCGCAGTATTCGCTTATCTATGTTCGTTTTGTAGATTAGGACGTTTTAATCTCGCCCGCAGCTATGTCCACCGACACGGTACGTTTCGACCTTCGTTTATTCGTCGCATTTGTCGCTAAATATGGCCGGAGAAAGGCCGCATTTGTCAGTTTGGCGTAACATGCCTTCTGCTGAACGCTAGCGGCTACCTACCTACTACCCTGGTTTTGGCCCTGACGATGTTTTGGCCGAGGATAATTTAAGGTATAGGATGATTAAGGATGGGGTTAGGATTGATTAGTGCTTAGTTTTCGTAGGCTAGTTTGAATTTACATTCTGTATCGTAGGCTTAATGGTAGGCTAGATCGTAATGCCTAATCCTTTGACAAATTAGGCCCGACTATGGAGTAGGAAGGGTTTGGGTCCATCTCAGTACATATCAATATTACGACTGTAATTTTTTATGGTGTTATTGAAGGTTTGGGTCCATTACGACCGTAATTATTTAGGGTGTTATTAAATGTCTCAGAAATCGCCACAAATATCGAGGGCAAGGTGAAAGAACAAGCCCTAGCTCAGGTAAGGGTTAGTTTTGAAGAATGACGTGATCAGGCATTTCCGATGTTTGGTGTTATGTCTGTTTGGGGAAGTCCGGGCTGGTCGGGAGGGGGAGTTGGGAATGAGGGGCAAAACctccccggccaggtcagggcacggcacccaaagtgaggttaggaaggtaaggtctggttaggtcaggacatgacATTCTAGTAAAggttatgtttattttcttctgcaaaaCATTGTTTaggcaaattttattttttgcaatcaGTAGGCATATACCTATTTCCCCCCCCCTCTGTTTTTGGATAATTTAAAGGGTATTCCTACTTAATAACTCTTAACgaattaccttggaaattgacttttcctttacttttagcGTTGCcaatgaaggaggtggtggtgattATTGTCGGTCAACTATTATTAACACACAACTTTACACAACAGTGTTTGGGGACCTTGCGGAAactggggttttgggtggggaaataCACCGCGAGAAAACTGGATTGCCGTgctgttgttatggaatggttccgtgcatttgcaagtcatcagggagccatatgttcaagaagggattggctgaGGAAACCTATtacaaaaggaactatactaacctaatgttCCTTAACTTAACCaaacctagtaggccatgttacttagcggGGGGGACGGACCCCTGGTGacggaaactccactttttaccaaaagtttcccTATAACAATGTGCGTGCGCAATAGCAAAAACATAGTCAGTTCTGAGTTTAATTACAGTCTAGTGGTTATTTTTTGTCGGTAATGatagtaaattcttgataagcaaccaaaattgtttcatagtgcaactgcaagggtttcctctgttacacctttcaaacctttttactatcaatttccatttcagcgctggctgacctcgtaggtcccagcgcttggcctttggcttaaattctctATTCAGTATATTCTATCTGTCATCTCCTGTATTGGGCAGGGATTTTTAAACTACATTAAGACTTGTAAGAAATGGATAAATTACAAGATTGTCGTACATGTAAGCAGTAGCAATCACAAAACAAATTACAAAGCATTGTCCCACATGTGGTGTGGGTATTGCTGGGATGCATCCTAAAGGGGCTTCCAGGTGATTCAAATTTTGTGCCATATTGAAGGCTTCTTACACCATATTGGTGCAGAAATTTGGAAATGTATTGTCTCACTGTAATAGTGCACAACATCAATCAGTATGTTACCTCTATGTTGATAAATGGCTGTTGGTAAAATACACGTGCACTACGGCAAAGTACTTACGTGGCAGTAAAAACTAAAAGGTAATTGGTATCTTTTGTAATTCTTAAATCCAAGAAAAAGTTCATGAAAGTTATGTCAGTGCAGCATGGGCTGTACATCCATCTAATTGTGCTTAAATTTTTCCAGTTCAGCAACCCAGACTTACCTGGCTATGTCGGTTTTGCCAATCTACCTAATCAGATTCATCGAAAGTCGGTCAAGAGGGGTTTTGAATTTACACTGATGGTTGTtggtaagtttatttttcctgtaatcAAGCTTTTTAGGCATATCGTTGATAGCTGTTTACGTACATGTAGTTTGCAAAGCGCTATTTCAGTACAAGAAGACTATATTGAGTTCTATTTTGCCTGAAATTCCTCAGGCCATTAAGTGTACAGTAgtagatatacagtactgtaagtgGTAACCATTTTTAAATTGTCTGAAAGctaacaaaatgaatgaattgcattttattttttgacattaaGCTTTACTGTCTTGTCAGATCTTCCTCAAGTTAAAGTAATTATTTATCCACTCTTACAGTTACAGAAAGGATTTAACTATTTTGTCTGTACTACCACTGTAGTAGAGCCATAGATTTACTTTGGCATCTACAATTTCCAAATTTTACTTTGATGCATTTTCTTGAAGGAACAATAAATGCAAGGAATCAAGAGTTGAGTTTATCAAGTGTTTTCATTAACAGCCATATAATGTATTACAGGTGAGAGTGGTCTCGGGAAATCCACCCTGATCAACACCTTATTTTTAACGGACCTTTACCCTGATAGAGTCTTACCCTCTGCTCAAGGTTAGTaggattttgcatttttcattattcagtgtaTTTCAAAATCTTGGAATGGTTAACTGCTTGATGACTAGTTTGTCTCTGAAGGcattgttttaacattttctgtGTTAGCAGTCGATTAATTTTATCAGACACGTCTTATTCATTACTTGTAAGACAAATCATTGTGCATTTTATGCAAGTTTTGTTTTACTCATATCATCTGCATGGTTTTTCCTAAACCTGAAGATGttcattgtaatttcattgatttgcATAATTCAGCTATTTATGTCATGTTTTTCGTTGCAGCTTGCGTTGACGAGAGTAAGTTTTTCTCGACTTGATTGTGATAATTgaattgcacacacatacacacacagcttGATATATCGTAGTAATTTGTCATGTGTAGTTCGCGTTTCATAGGAGGCTTATATACAGTAGGACTGTATATTGaatttggtaattttatttttatctttgcataGACTTTAGAGGTTTTGTGAATGTGGTTTGGTTGCCCTCAAGGTAATCTGAGAGTTTATGATGCTTCTTTGTTAAAATAACTTTACTATCTTTGCAGAAAGTATCAGTAAAACCGTGAAGATTGATGTGTCGACAGTAGAGATTGAAGAACGGGGAGTGAAGGTTAGGCTAACGGTTGTAGATACTCCGGGATATGGAGACGCCATCGATAACACTGACTggtattgtgtatttttattagtttttttttttttattcacattactatatatatgtatatatatacagctatccGAGTCCTTAATGTCAGGAACATTTCAAatgttcatgttttatatattttacattctgGGACATtgcagttttatgtatatatttttgagaCATTCCCAAGCTTATCTCATAAATGTAGAAGTTTTCTCTATATCGGTTGTATTCATGCTGTAGTTTGTTGTTTTCTTGATACTTTTATcactataattattttgtatgtatatgtatgcagagAAATACACTGCTGTATgcaactttgtaaataaaaatatctgtatttGACTGCAGTATCTGTAGGCTACTGTTGCTCTCTGAATTTTCACattgagaggatttttttttctatgatttccGTAATCTCCCCCCCTGCAGTTTCCAATCCATCATTCAGTACATCAACGATCAGTTTGAGAGATACCTCCAGGACGAGTCGGGGCTCAACCGACGTCACATAGTAGACAACAGAGTTCATTGTTGCTTCTATTTCATCAACCCTGCTGGTCATGGGTATGGTAGTAGTACTCTTGTACTGATTCTTGTTCGTTGTTGACATTCAGTTTTATTCCTACACTTTCTTGTCAAGTATATTCATTAGTTAGAAATCTACtagtattctctctttctcctcttcaaaTACAGTAGTGTACCAGAGTACTGTACGTATTATGTTGAGACACTGTCTGTGTAATTAACAAAGTATGTTTGATTATTCTTAAGTTTGCAGCAAATGTTtaatatgaaaatgcatttctcaGTCAGCCCCATGGGGATAGAATTTGACATGGCCTGTTCAAACTCATCGTTAGGTTTTCTGCAGGGTTTAATGTGTGTTCAAACTACCATTTGATATTGTTTCTCCTTTCATACAAACAGTCTTGCATTAATATCCAAAGACCTTTATATTAAGTAGCGGAAAACAATCTCTGTTAATAACAGCATTgtgaaggctgttccacagttttACCCTGAAGGTTACACAAGACCTGTTACAGTCTGGTCACATCATAATTTTATTCGCTCGTATCAGAGGTTCAAATTTAATAATACTCCCCTTGAAAACAGCATTAAAGGTAATTGTGTAATGGAATGCTTCCCTTGCAAAGATTGTGGAATTCATGAAATAAGTTACAATAAGAACAGACATTCCTGACCAACCCTGTTACAGCTAAGAATTTTAATGCAACGGTTTTGTCCCCATTCTAAACAATGGAAATACTTTCAGGCTAAAACCTTTGGACATCCAATTCATGAAGCAGCTGCACAACAAGGTGAACATCGTCCCCGTTATCGCTAAGGCTGACACCCTAACGAAGCAGGAGGTACAGAAACTCAAACGTAAGGTCAGTACATCAGAGACAgcattcactttttttctttaaagtgtggtaattgttttataatctttattttttaagaaagggTGGGATTAAACTTTGTGAAGTAGGAGAGAGTGCTTTTCATATAAGaggattttttttcgttttgagaTAGGTCTCCCTGTAACTCCTAGTGTGGAGGTTTACCTTGCATAGGCATCATGAATGTACTCTGGTAATTAGTGCTTGTACAGAAGAGTACAACTTTCATTTTGTGTATTGCTTGTGGGCTTGGTATGGTACGAGCAAAAACTTAGCAAATCTTATACTTTAAGATGTTTTCCTTGGAAATGAACAAACATTTGTGATCAAACTATCAAACAACTGTTATGTGATTCCGCTACAATGATACACGTTTTTAAAAGTTCATAGCTTGgttctaaacaaaatttttgtcaacatttttaCGTCAGGTTTTCCCTCATTAAGGTTATATGGGAAATGAGGTCTCccattatctttttttgtttgctCTTTCTTCATGAACTCCCATCAGACCTGTCCACAGCTAAGCCTTTCTACTTGGCATTATTTTACTGCTTTCACAGTTAATTTCTTTATGATCAACTGTTCCTCATCCCCCTTTACATCATTGTcaaaccatctccatcttttAGAAGTCCGACAGTATTGTAACTGTTGGACACCACATCTCTCGCAACTTCCTCTTTGTAATATGATCTTCCCACTGCACACCATCCATGAACCTTCGCCTTATGGTGTCACACCTCCCCAAAGTCTTTCATTCTCTTTGCCAGTGTGTATGTCTTCCGTTCAGTATGGGTACGTTTTGGTaaagtttgtgtttattttgtttccaaaGTCACAGAGACTTCACCCTGCATAAGTGTGTAGATAATAGTATTCGTGTTTcttgtatttggtgtttgaattcTAAAGTAGGTTTTgagaaattatttattgattaaagAAAGCTTTGGAGGGCTATTTCAGAGAGTGCAGTTCTTGATaacttttgtaaacaaagttGACTTGTCATCAAATTGCTCAATACTTACCATCTCCTGCCTTGGGAGATAAGCAGGATGTTTACAATTGACATTTTCCACAAAACATTTAACCTTATTTTATGCAAACCATCCTTGTGTATAGTCTCAGATTAAAACTGAATAGAAATTGGTGTAGTGTTTTAAGATTTAGAAGTATATTAATGGATGAATTGAGAAGTGTGTTTCCCAAgttgtaaatattcacaaaaattcaaaattcaaaactttattcatatgaatacaaatagtaaacatatacaaaaaatataagcattggtaaagaaaaaacttatcCCGTGTCTAACGACCTGATAAAATCAGCCAACACACAAACAATCTAAAATTTCTCTCAGATGTACAAAACTTAAGTTACctgaacaaaaattttctttacagtcaATAAGTTCTTTTATTACTGCCACTTTCCATTTCTCTCCTGAGTTCATTAATCTGTACAATTTCCTTTTGACTTCAGTTTTGCTTATACACAgaagattattaatatttacaccAAAAACATATGACATACAGGTACCAATGAAACTTTAGTGTTGTTATTGTCTAAGTTTACTTGGTTTATTCATGCATTAGTAGTTACGGTTACGTTCTTTTCAGGTACTGGATGAAATTGGCGAGAATGATATCCACATTTACCCACTGCCTGATTGTGACACAGATGAAGAAGAGGATTATAAGGAGCAGGTAATTATTTTGACTGTTGGGATAGCCTAAAGGTTCACATTGTACCTCTTGactgtgttattttactttatttatgtcTTTTCCATTAACACTGTCTTTACTTTGCTGTGAACTGCTCCAGAGTTTGGTACTCCAAATCGAACCTATAAATTAAGGTGAAAAATTAAACTCATTGGATAAATTACTGCACCTAGGGGCATCTTCCAGTGGTTGGATCAGTTGCCCTGTGGTTTCATAAGCATATTCTGACTCTTAGGTAGACCCTATGCTCTGTGTCAAGTAATATTTCCCCACTGGAAATTATGCATATGTCACAGTTAGTGATTTGTAATTTATCAGAGAAAGTTTTTTCTTGATTCATGTTTCTAGTAAATTGAGCcactgtaaaaattaatttttttagggttCTGCCAACTTCTTAATGGATTTTATTCTCTTGTTTCcctttaaaatatgtaaaacttcaatttttGTAATATCAGTTCACTTTTTATATCCTCCCCCATACtgtaaattagttttgtttccgTTACGCATGCTTTCGTTTTGATTCTCATGCCTTGATTTTCttactgtatctccatttatgattttttttctgagacAATAATCATGAGTTTTTTCTCCTGAGTTGCACTGTTTTCCTTGGTGGACGTctcaaatgagaatatttttgCGTTTGATGTCTATTGCACATTATCTTTCACCATAACTGTGTTATGGCAGTAATTTCCAATAAGTTTCCACACAGGGATTACCATTTACAGTGTGCCCGTTTTAGCATACTGGTAAAAACAGTGTGCCCCCTTTAGCATACTGGTAAGAACAGTGTGCCCCCTTTTAGCATACTGGTAAGAACAGTGTTCCCCTTTTAGCATACTGGTAAAAGTATTAAAGGTTCTTGGCAGCTTCCTCTCTCAGGCCCCCAGATGCaatcctttcttccttttacctTTCAACCGTTCCTTTGGTCCGTTCCCAACCTAGCCATCCAGCTTCTTCAACTTAGCATTGCATTTAAGAGCAAATTTGGTCAAGCCCTATGAAAAATTAGGTATGTGTGACTTGATCTCATTAAACAATTTTATAGTTACAGTAAAAAGTGGAAATTCTAGTTACAGCACCGTCAACTTGATTCCTATTCTCGCCGTCAACGCCACT includes these proteins:
- the Sep1 gene encoding septin-2B isoform X4 produces the protein MFSNPDLPGYVGFANLPNQIHRKSVKRGFEFTLMVVGESGLGKSTLINTLFLTDLYPDRVLPSAQACVDEKSISKTVKIDVSTVEIEERGVKVRLTVVDTPGYGDAIDNTDCFQSIIQYINDQFERYLQDESGLNRRHIVDNRVHCCFYFINPAGHGLKPLDIQFMKQLHNKVNIVPVIAKADTLTKQEVQKLKRKVLDEIGENDIHIYPLPDCDTDEEEDYKEQVRQLKEAVPFAVVGSTTVLDVGGKKVRGRQYPWGVIEVENPSHCDFIKLRCLLGTHMQDLTEVTQDVHYENYRSERLAKGGSPITSAAAVAANNSINSHGNSVTVAKGKLSSLPGTGPEKDRMAMELEEKEAQIRRMQEMMAKMQAQLQDKK
- the Sep1 gene encoding septin-1 isoform X3, whose amino-acid sequence is MSTDTFSNPDLPGYVGFANLPNQIHRKSVKRGFEFTLMVVGESGLGKSTLINTLFLTDLYPDRVLPSAQACVDEKSISKTVKIDVSTVEIEERGVKVRLTVVDTPGYGDAIDNTDCFQSIIQYINDQFERYLQDESGLNRRHIVDNRVHCCFYFINPAGHGLKPLDIQFMKQLHNKVNIVPVIAKADTLTKQEVQKLKRKVLDEIGENDIHIYPLPDCDTDEEEDYKEQVRQLKEAVPFAVVGSTTVLDVGGKKVRGRQYPWGVIEVENPSHCDFIKLRCLLGTHMQDLTEVTQDVHYENYRSERLAKGGSPITSAAAVAANNSINSHGNSVTVAKGKLSSLPGTGPEKDRMAMELEEKEAQIRRMQEMMAKMQAQLQDKK
- the Sep1 gene encoding septin-2 isoform X6, encoding MFSNPDLPGYVGFANLPNQIHRKSVKRGFEFTLMVVGESGLGKSTLINTLFLTDLYPDRVLPSAQESISKTVKIDVSTVEIEERGVKVRLTVVDTPGYGDAIDNTDCFQSIIQYINDQFERYLQDESGLNRRHIVDNRVHCCFYFINPAGHGLKPLDIQFMKQLHNKVNIVPVIAKADTLTKQEVQKLKRKVLDEIGENDIHIYPLPDCDTDEEEDYKEQVRQLKEAVPFAVVGSTTVLDVGGKKVRGRQYPWGVIEVENPSHCDFIKLRCLLGTHMQDLTEVTQDVHYENYRSERLAKGGSPITSAAAVAANNSINSHGNSVTVAKGKLSSLPGTGPEKDRMAMELEEKEAQIRRMQEMMAKMQAQLQDKK
- the Sep1 gene encoding septin-2 isoform X2, encoding MSTSPYISPLPSPRSPTSPISPVSPGRHVKVKKNPFSNPDLPGYVGFANLPNQIHRKSVKRGFEFTLMVVGESGLGKSTLINTLFLTDLYPDRVLPSAQESISKTVKIDVSTVEIEERGVKVRLTVVDTPGYGDAIDNTDCFQSIIQYINDQFERYLQDESGLNRRHIVDNRVHCCFYFINPAGHGLKPLDIQFMKQLHNKVNIVPVIAKADTLTKQEVQKLKRKVLDEIGENDIHIYPLPDCDTDEEEDYKEQVRQLKEAVPFAVVGSTTVLDVGGKKVRGRQYPWGVIEVENPSHCDFIKLRCLLGTHMQDLTEVTQDVHYENYRSERLAKGGSPITSAAAVAANNSINSHGNSVTVAKGKLSSLPGTGPEKDRMAMELEEKEAQIRRMQEMMAKMQAQLQDKK
- the Sep1 gene encoding septin-1 isoform X5 encodes the protein MSTDTFSNPDLPGYVGFANLPNQIHRKSVKRGFEFTLMVVGESGLGKSTLINTLFLTDLYPDRVLPSAQESISKTVKIDVSTVEIEERGVKVRLTVVDTPGYGDAIDNTDCFQSIIQYINDQFERYLQDESGLNRRHIVDNRVHCCFYFINPAGHGLKPLDIQFMKQLHNKVNIVPVIAKADTLTKQEVQKLKRKVLDEIGENDIHIYPLPDCDTDEEEDYKEQVRQLKEAVPFAVVGSTTVLDVGGKKVRGRQYPWGVIEVENPSHCDFIKLRCLLGTHMQDLTEVTQDVHYENYRSERLAKGGSPITSAAAVAANNSINSHGNSVTVAKGKLSSLPGTGPEKDRMAMELEEKEAQIRRMQEMMAKMQAQLQDKK
- the Sep1 gene encoding septin-2B isoform X1; its protein translation is MSTSPYISPLPSPRSPTSPISPVSPGRHVKVKKNPFSNPDLPGYVGFANLPNQIHRKSVKRGFEFTLMVVGESGLGKSTLINTLFLTDLYPDRVLPSAQACVDEKSISKTVKIDVSTVEIEERGVKVRLTVVDTPGYGDAIDNTDCFQSIIQYINDQFERYLQDESGLNRRHIVDNRVHCCFYFINPAGHGLKPLDIQFMKQLHNKVNIVPVIAKADTLTKQEVQKLKRKVLDEIGENDIHIYPLPDCDTDEEEDYKEQVRQLKEAVPFAVVGSTTVLDVGGKKVRGRQYPWGVIEVENPSHCDFIKLRCLLGTHMQDLTEVTQDVHYENYRSERLAKGGSPITSAAAVAANNSINSHGNSVTVAKGKLSSLPGTGPEKDRMAMELEEKEAQIRRMQEMMAKMQAQLQDKK
- the Sep1 gene encoding septin-1 isoform X7 codes for the protein MVVGESGLGKSTLINTLFLTDLYPDRVLPSAQESISKTVKIDVSTVEIEERGVKVRLTVVDTPGYGDAIDNTDCFQSIIQYINDQFERYLQDESGLNRRHIVDNRVHCCFYFINPAGHGLKPLDIQFMKQLHNKVNIVPVIAKADTLTKQEVQKLKRKVLDEIGENDIHIYPLPDCDTDEEEDYKEQVRQLKEAVPFAVVGSTTVLDVGGKKVRGRQYPWGVIEVENPSHCDFIKLRCLLGTHMQDLTEVTQDVHYENYRSERLAKGGSPITSAAAVAANNSINSHGNSVTVAKGKLSSLPGTGPEKDRMAMELEEKEAQIRRMQEMMAKMQAQLQDKK